The segment GCCCCCAAAATCAATCGGGCTTCCAGGGAATTGCCGATCAGCTTGACCCGCCGGGCCTCTTCCAGGGCGCGATAGATCTCTGTCCGCACCTTTAGCAAAGTTTCCCACTTGCTCAACAAAAGCTCATCCGGATGTCCAAGGGGTAGCTCCGGGAAGGCTGCCAGATGCACGCTGGCCGGCCGGTCTTGGCCTGGCAAATACCCCCAGATCTCCTCGGCCGTAAAGGACAGAATCGGCGCCATCAGCAGGGTAAGGCTGGTCAACAGGTCATATAGAGTACTCTGGGCGCTGCGTCGGGCCGGGGAATCGGCCCGTGACACATAGAGTCGATCTTTAAGAACATCCAGATACAGGGCAGAGAGTTCTACAGCGCAGAATTGACGTAGGCGGTGGTAAGCCCGGTGGAATTCAAAGCGATCGTAGGCTTCCCGCACCCGAGCGATAAGCTGTGCCAGCCACGACAGGGCCAGCCGGTCCAATTCTTCTCGTTCTGAGACAGGGATCAGATCCTGGCTCGGATCAAAATCATAGAGGTTCCCCAACAAAAACCGGGCAGTATTGCGGATGCGACGATAGGCCTCGGTGAGTTGTTTAAGAATCTGGTCAGAAAGGCGCACGTCATCCCGATAATCCTCGGCCGCCACCCACAGCCGCAAAATTTCCGCCCCAAAACGTTTGATGATATCTTGAGGGGCAATGACGTTACCCAGGGATTTGGCCATCTTCTTGCCTTCGCCGTCCACCGCAAAGCCATGGGTTAAGACCCCCCGATAAGGGGCCTGACCGCGGGTTGCCACCGCGGTCAACAACGCGCTGTGGAACCAACCGCGATGCTGATCGGAGCCTTCCAGATAGAGGTCAGCCGGAAAACCCAGATGAGGATTGGTCTCCAGCACCGGGGCAAAACTGACCCCGGAATCGAACCAGACATCCAGGATGTCATTCTCTTTTCGAAATTCCCTACCGCCACAATTAGGGCAACGGGTACCGGCGGGCAGCAATTGTTCGGCTTGGCGATTGCACCAGGCCTCGGCCCCTTCCTGTTGCACCAGTTCAATAATGTTATCGATAACTTGCTGGTTAAGCAGGATCCGGCCGCAAGCCTGGCAATGAAAGGCGATGATCGGCACCCCCCAGGCCCGCTGCCGGGAAATGCACCAGTCCGGACGATTTTCGATCATGCCATGGATGCGCTCCCGACCCCAGCGCGGCATCCAGGCCACCTGATCGATAGCCTTAAGGGCCTTGGTCCGCAGATCATTATGTTCCATGGAGATAAACCATTGCTCGGTAGCCCGAAAGATCACCGGCTGTTTACAACGCCAGCAATGGGGGTAGCTGTGGCTGATCTTTTCAGACCCCAACAAAGCCCCGCGTTTTTGCAGCAGATCGATGATGCCGGCGTTGGCCGCCCACACCTGCTGACCGGCAAATTCCTCCACTTCCGGAAGAAACCGTCCATCATCATCCACCGGGGAGTAGGTCTCCAGGCCATAGCGCCGGCCGCTCTCAAAGTCCTCCTGGCCATGGCCGGGGGCAATATGGACCAACCCGGTGCCGGCTTCCAGG is part of the Deltaproteobacteria bacterium genome and harbors:
- the ileS gene encoding isoleucine--tRNA ligase; this translates as MDYKATLNLPKTKFPMKANLARLEPEILSRWTEMDIYSQLRAQNQGRPRFILHDGPPYANGHIHVGHALNKILKDIIIKSRQMSGLDCPYVPGWDCHGLPIEHEVDKQLKRQGLKLSRSEIRQRCREYALRFIDIQRQEFIRLGVLGDWQHPYLTMSNDYVAGIIREYGRIALSGAVYRSKKPIYWCSTCHTALAEAEVEYHDHETPSIFVKFPLLSDLAGDYPELAGFPISLVIWTTTPWTLPANLAVALNPRFDYAAVQVGEEILILAVDLAEPVLHTLGLRGVEKALIPASRLEGLVCQHPWIDRRSQVILADYVTLEAGTGLVHIAPGHGQEDFESGRRYGLETYSPVDDDGRFLPEVEEFAGQQVWAANAGIIDLLQKRGALLGSEKISHSYPHCWRCKQPVIFRATEQWFISMEHNDLRTKALKAIDQVAWMPRWGRERIHGMIENRPDWCISRQRAWGVPIIAFHCQACGRILLNQQVIDNIIELVQQEGAEAWCNRQAEQLLPAGTRCPNCGGREFRKENDILDVWFDSGVSFAPVLETNPHLGFPADLYLEGSDQHRGWFHSALLTAVATRGQAPYRGVLTHGFAVDGEGKKMAKSLGNVIAPQDIIKRFGAEILRLWVAAEDYRDDVRLSDQILKQLTEAYRRIRNTARFLLGNLYDFDPSQDLIPVSEREELDRLALSWLAQLIARVREAYDRFEFHRAYHRLRQFCAVELSALYLDVLKDRLYVSRADSPARRSAQSTLYDLLTSLTLLMAPILSFTAEEIWGYLPGQDRPASVHLAAFPELPLGHPDELLLSKWETLLKVRTEIYRALEEARRVKLIGNSLEARLILGATGALYDQLQAHTPELLTLTMVSELEVQSKALPGLVSQEIPELSIKVEKAPGQKCERCWYYSRTTGEDPRHPTLCARCRQVLENY